The following nucleotide sequence is from Triticum dicoccoides isolate Atlit2015 ecotype Zavitan chromosome 7B, WEW_v2.0, whole genome shotgun sequence.
gaatcgccaCAACAacggccccgccccgccgccgcaggaGAGGGCACCCCCGTCCGGGCCAGCCAACTCCCCCGTGCCGCGGCGGCAGGAGAGGGCTCCCCCGTCCGGGCCCGCCAACGCCTCCGCGCCGCGGCGGCAGGAGAGGGCTCCCGCCCccgtggcggcggcggccgcggcgggggGCGGGCCGGTGCCGCAGCTGGTGCAGGAGATCCAGGACAAGCTGGCGCGGGGGGCGGTGGAGTGCATGATCTGCTACGACATGGTGCGCCGCTCCGCCCCCGTCTGGTCCTGCGGCAGCTGCTTCTCCATCTTCCACCTCCCCTGCATCCGCAAGTGGGCGCGCTCGCCGGCCTCCGTCTCCGACGCCTCCGCCCCGGCCTCCGACGCCTGGCGCTGCCCCGGCTGCCAGTCCGTGCAGGACGTCCGCGCCCGCGACAtcgcctacacctgcttctgccgcCGCCGGCGCGACCCGCCCAACGACCTCTTCCTCACCCCGCACTCCTGCGGCGAGCCCTGCTCCAAGCCCCTCGGCAAGGCGGATCCTGCCGCCTCCACcaagggcggcgacgacgacgacgtcgCCACCAGGTGCCCGCACGTCTGCGTCCTGCAGTGCCACCCTGGGCCGTGCCCGCCCTGCAAGGCGTTTGCTCCGGAGCGCCCCTGCCCTTGCGGCAAGCAGTCTATCACCCGGCGCTGCGCGGACCGGAGCACGCCGGTCACGTGTGGGCAGCGGTGCGAGAAGCTGCTCCCCTGCCGGAGGCACCGCTGCGAGAAGGTCTGCCACACCGGCCCCTGCGGTGACTGCGAGGTTAACTTCCCCGCACAGTGCTTCTGCGGCAAGAAAACAGAGACATTGCTCTGCGGCGAGATGGTGCTGAAAGGGAAGCTGTCAGACAAGGATGGGGTGTTCTCTTGCAGTGAGGTTTGCAGCCACAATCTGGCATGTGGCAATCATGCCTGCCAGGATGTTTGCCACCCAGGGCCGTGCGGGGAGTGCGAGCTTCTGCCAGGGAAGGTCACCACATGCCATTGTGGCAAGACAAGGCTGCAGGAGAAGAGGGCTAGCTGCTTGGACCCAATCCCCACCTGTGACAAGGTATGTGACAAGAGATTGCCGTGTGGAGTGCATAGGTGCAAGGTCGCATGCCACGAAGGAGAGTGTCCACCCTGCTTGGTGCGTGTCGAGCAGAGGTGCCGCTGTGGCTCATCAGGCCAGATGGTGGAGTGCTACAAGGTCTTAAAGGAAGAGTTCCGTTGCAACAAGCCTTGTGGCCGCAAGAAGAACTGCGGGAGGCACAGGTGCAGTGAGCTCTGTTGCCCTCTGTCAAAGCCATTTGCTCAGCATCAAGGTGACAGCATGGATCCCCATTTCTGCCAGATACCATGTGGCAAGAAGCTCCGATGTGGACAGCATGGATGCCAGCATCTCTGCCACAGCGGTCATTGCGACCCTTGCCGTGAGACCATATTCCACGATCTCACTTGTGCCTGTGGCAGGACATCTATTCCGCCACCACAGCCTTGCGGCACACCAACTCCATCATGCCCACATCAGTGCATGGTCCCTCAGCCTTGCGGGCATCCAGCTTCGCATCAATGCCATTTCGGGGACTGCCCACCTTGCGTTGTGCCAGTCACAAGAGAATGTGTTGGGGGGCATGTGATGTTGAGGAACATCCCTTGTGGTTCAAAGGATATCAGATGCAACCAGCCCTGTGGAAAGAACCGTCAATGTGGACTGCATGCTTGTGCCAGGACTTGCCATCCTGCCCCATGTGATCCACCACCTGCAAATGGAGAAGCTAGTTCAAGCTCTGGGGGCAAAGTTTCATGTGGGCAGTTGTGTGGTGTCCCAAGGAGGGAATGCAAGCACACTTGCAATGCACCATGCCACCCATCGTCACCTTGCCCAGATGTGAGATGTGAACACCGTGTGACTATTGCCTGTTCTTGTGGCCGTATCACTACAGCTGTGCCCTGCAGTGCTGGTGGAGCCTACAATGGTGATAGTGCGTTCGATATCTCCGTCATGCAGCAGCTGCCAATGCCTCTTCAACCAGTGGAATCAAATGGCAAGAGGGTTCCTGTTGGGCAGAGGAAACTTTGTTGTGACGAGGAGTGTGCAAAAATGGAGAGGAAAAGAGTCCTTGCTGAAGCTTTTGACATTACCCCGCCCAATCTGGATGCACTGCATTTTGGTGAGAACTCAAATGCGTCGGATTTGCTTTCTGATCTTTTCCGGCGTGAGCCAAAGTGGGTGCTGGCCATAGAGGAGAGGTGCAAGTTCCTTGTCCTTGGGAAGACAAAGGGGAATTCTTCAAGCAACATTAAGTTCCATGTCTTCTGTCACATGATGAAGGACAAGAGGGATGCTATCAGGCTCATTGCAGATAGGTGGAAGCTTTCTGTCCAGGGAGTTGGTTGGGAACCCAAGCGTTTTATTACCGTCCATGTCACACCCAAGTCTAAGGTGCCTGCTCGTGTTCTGGGCTCTAAGCCTGGCGTCCCTGTCTCGGCGTCCCATCCTTACTTTGATCCTATGGTGGACATGGATCCGAGGCTCGTCGTTGCAATGCTGGACCTGCCAAGGGATGCTGATGTTAGCTCTCTAGTTTTAAGGTTTGGCGGGGAGTGTGAATTGGTTTGGCTGAATGACAAGAATGCCGCTGCAGTCTTCAGCGATCCAGCTAGAGCAGCGACAGCGCTGAGGCGGCTGGATTATGGGTCTGCTTACCAGGGTGCTGCAATGTTTTGCCCAAGCAGCATCACTCAGGCTTCTGTGTCAAGCAATGTGTGGGTTGGAGCACAGAGAGATGGAGGGTTGGCTGCAAAGAGCAGTGCCAATCCATGGAAGGCCTCTCAATTTGAGCCCGACCCATCTGGAGACTGGACAGTGCTCAGTCATGCTTCAGGGTCAGTGTGGAAACGTGGTGATACTCCTGCTCAGGTCATGGGTTCTTCAAACCGCTGGAATGCTCTGGAGTCTGATGCTGCAACCAGCTCTGGGCCAACCGACAAACGTAAGCCTCCTCTTCGCACTGAAACAGGATCCAGCAGTTCTGCTCCCCGCGTTGGTGCTGGATCCAGCGCAGCACCAAGTGCTGGGCAATCGGTGAGCAAGCTGCAACCTGATGTCGAAGTTGAAGACTGGGAAGAATCTTGTGAATGATGAGATCGAGGTAGTTTGGTCAAGATGACTCGTTTTTATTCAGATGTCATTTTTATCTCTAATACAATGTATACCGAAGCTGTTACTGTGTCACCTTCAAGTAGTTCCTGGCTGTTGCCGGTTGACTGCTCAGTTGGAAGTATTTTTGCCATGCAATAAACAATGAACCCTTCTCATATTTCCTGTGTTCTTTAACATCACAGTGTTCACATAATCACAGCTTGTGCCATCCAGTTGTGAGTGTTTGCCGCTTTGGCACTGCTTTCCCAAATTGATTTAAATGTATATATGTGTATGAAGTTCTTCAGACTAGTTTGATTCTTATTTATAATGTTCTTCAAACTAGTTAACACTCTTATTACAATGTTCTTTAAACTGCTTGCCATCTCCCTGTTATCATATTGGTAATGTGAAACTAGTTGTAGTGAGTACTGAGTAGCCAAACAATGTCTGCCTCATTAACAGTTTGTGCATACAGTTCAAGGTAGTTACCCCCATAAGCAACATGTATTGCCCCCTTTTCTAGCAAACTAGTGAAAAAATATACTACTACTCCCTCTTATATTTAGTTACAGAGGAAGTACATAGGGAGCACCTGTTTCCATCTCTCTGTTAGCATTTGGCTGAAATGACTCTGAGAACTGTGAAAAAGTAACGACTGAAACAAAGAATGCCATACATATGTTAGAAACTGCAGTGATCACTGATCAGTGTATTTCATTTATCAACGGTATTTAGAAACTAATTCTCTTCGTTTTCTTTGGGGAAAGTTGCTCTTTGCTTAACTACTAGCAAAATGCTCATGCGTTGCAAAAGCAAATTATTTTTTGTTATATTACATCAGTTGTTTAAATGCTTGTGTTATCATAGCCCCTAACTTACTGCAAACGAAAAATGCAAAATATACACCAATTGAATCAACCGTATGTCCTCCACATAATGGATGTCAACTGTGATAACTTTTTAATTAACTTAAAGGTAATCTTggtgaagcatgtatttcattttattTGCCAATGGAAACATTCTGGTttcccggaccctgcgcaagcgggagctacatgcaccgggctgcccttttttttaTCTGTATTCAGTAGCAAAAAAGACAGTTTCTAGATTACCTGAAATTAGTTGTCTCATCTGAATTTCATGGAACTTCAGGTTTggcacaagttatttagttcgagttAGATTCTGTTCAGCATGTACTGCTATTTTTTCTGCTCTCAGCACATTCATTTTATTTGCCAGTGACCACTTGACATTTGCTCATTGTGATGCTTAACAGAGCTTTTCAATTTGCCTCCGCTGCAGGGGTTAATGCATGGCAGCCAAAATTGCTCTTCGACACGATTCTCACCCTTTATTTTGCATCGACAAGATCATCCTTCTCCCATGCTGACCAACTCCATGACCTGGTCTCAAGATTTTGCTTGGTTATTTCAACTGATCATCTGCGTGTTGTTTTGCCAGTGCATAGTTGCTATATATATAGGGCGTTTGCGGCTCTTGGTTAAATCTTGAATTGTTTCTATGCCATTCAACTACTTAAGTTAATGCACTCAACCTATGCCAGTCAGTTACTCTAAACTAGTGATTTTGTTAAGCCTACGGTTTCAGTTGCTATTCCACTGTTTCATTTTGAAGGCACACTGCATGTTTTCATTGGAAGTAGAATGAGCAGCAATGAATGTTCTTCACCTTACAGCTCTTTATGCTTATAGCTCCCTTTAGATGAACCAAATGAGCTCTGTGATAGCTCATTATCTTAAACTGAgagttatcttctgtttattctttTCTCTAACTACTGCATCCTATACAATGAACAGAAGGTGCATCTTGTGCCTCTTTGCAAAGTCAGTCATAAGAGCTTCCTTGCAACTTGCAAGTTTTGCCATGGTTGTTTTGAACAAAGTAACAGACGCATTCTGCACTGTATAATTCATAGGTGCCTAATTGCACGGCAATATTGAAAAAATTATCTCTGAAGGGAAATTACTATCTTTCTGATAATGGGTTAGACACAATCATCTCTGCAGCTCCTTTGAGTTAGCTAAATTTAAGTTAGCGCTCTCTTCTCATTTCAACTGGACTCAACCGTATGTCCTCGGCATGATGGATGTCAATTGTGataattttttagtaacttaaGAGGTAATCTTGCTGAAGGTGAACAGACCGCCACCAATTCAGATCTTTTTAAGAGTATGAAGAAAGATAAACAAGCAACTGATAACTCTGGAAGGCTAAAGAAGAAACATTTCCCACTCTTTTAAATGTAGGCCACTTGTGTTGAAAGAGCTTAGCTTCGGTGTAAGGAACTAGAGGATGGCAGAAGGCTTGACATTATCAAAATAGTTACTGTTTCGACTTGTATGAACCCCATGATTTACTGGAAGTCGATGTTATAAGTCTAACCTAACCCTCTTTGGTTGGAAAAGCATGCCCTCAGCGCCTCAGATTGAACCATATTGTGACTGTTTGTTTGAGAAATGCCACTATAAATTGCATTAACCTAATGAACTCTGTTATCTGAACTTGTTCTGTTAGACAAGATGCCATTTTGTGTTCTCTATGGACCTTTTTATATTTACGTTTCCTCGATAAACTCTTGTCTAGCAAAGAGGGCCAAACATTTATGTTCCTTATGTACTGTTTCAGTTCTTACTTTCCGACTCTCTTTTCTTGAAACTGAAAGTTGAGATTATCTACCTTATAATGTCCAACTCCATTGAAGAGGATCAGCCAAGTCAGCTTGCCTGTCTCTGATTTTCCTGCAATGTCACTGCTTATGCAACACATACAGGATTTCTTATCTACATCTTCAGTGCATATCTTATACTATCCGttgatctatttatttattttttcataaAGTAGACGTTGCTCACTCAAGTATTGTTGGCAGCCTGAAACTGTAAATTTTCTGGAGATACTTGTCCTTTAAATTATGCACAAGTTTTTCACTCGAGTATTGTTGGCAGCCTGAAACTGCACCTCCAATTTCTGAGCTAGGTTCAGATGCTCTCATTGAGCCGATGTCTGTTGACAATTTTCGTATCACTGAGCAGGAAGAAGATTGGAATAAAAGCTCTTTTACTCGATCAGGTGACTCCCATCAAATCGATTGATGATTTTGCCTGTACAATTATTTTTTCCTGTGATATACAGAATTAACTTCCTGTATTCTCTTATGGTACCATACTTTAACATATTGATTTTTTCAATGAGCAGAGTTCCATATCAGGCGTTGGTAATTGGATTGCAGATGAGGTGCTTACCAGTTATCCATACAAAAATTTGTGAGGCCTGCATCAAATGCAGCACTTGAACTTTGATCTTGTTATGGGCCTCGAAATGTATGGGTCCTGCGACGGAGGGTTGGACACCTGCCCTTGATGCTAGAGGCTTGATTGTACAAGAGGTGAAGGAACCACGAATTTATTATGTTATTCATTACTTGCCTCCAACTAGTTATTCAACAAAGTATTAGTAGCAATGCCATGCACCTGAATCGATCTGATCTTATCCCGAACGACGAGGTTATCACAACATGGAGATAAAGCTGCTCTGTTCCTTGGGATAAAACTACTGCAGCTTCTGCATTTGTTTTGCTGCACTGTTGCTTGGCTGTAACAGAGTTCATGGTATTCTTTGCACTCGAGAACCCATCCATTACTGATTGCCTCAAGCTTAACAAGGCGCAGAGCTGAAGCACTGCACCAAAGCATCCAGGAGGTTATTCTAACTTGACATTGTTTTGAGTAACTGTTGTATGTAGCCTTGCAGAATACCCAAGACACTATTAGGTTGTGAAATATGCTGTCAAGTCGATGCTGATTGTGGCCCGCTTTCGTGTGGAATGATTGTTTCACCACCGATGGGGCAGCAAGCCTGGTAAAGCTGATGGTGAGTTCATCTTCAAGTTCCATTGTGGTTATCGTATTCCTGAACAAATTGTCCCAATCTTTGAGAAAAATTGGTCACGGGATATGATGAAGTGTAATGGACCATTTGGAATGCCAGTTGTCATGTTCTCTCTTGGAACCATTTGCCAGGCTTTCATCTTTCTTAGATATATCAAAATTTCTGCTTATTGCGGGAACGAAAATTGAATTCATTACAGCTGGTGGCAGGGCGAGCATTTGAGCAATACCACTTCACTTCTACACCTTGTACCATCCTGAATTTATCTAAAGAGAACAGCCAGCTTCTCGATTTGATCTCCATGGAGTTCGCTTGCCTCAGCTCCACTGTGGAGTTAATGGAGTTGACAGGGAGGAGCGTGGGCGACTCGGAGGAGCGGGAGCCCGATGAGGGCGAGGACGCCGTCTCCATGCACATCGGCGTCCATGAACTGCCGCGGCGGCGAGAGGAGGGGGGCGTCGGGTACTCCAATGGCGGCGTGTTGCCGGCCTCGATGTGCTCAAGGATGGCTTCAAGTGCTCGGCCATGGTCGTCtgcggggagagagaggagaggggcgtCGAGGGCGAGAGGTCTTCGGGGAGAGGGGTACTTGAAGTGATACTTGAAGTGATACTTGAAGGATACTTGAAGTGATACTTGAAGTATACTTGAAGGATACTTGGGCTAGCATTGAGTTGATCAACAACGACTTCCTTTGGAGTGATACTTGAAGGATACTTGGGCTTGAATGTCACTGCCCTAGAATAatgtttgtaattagttgcatcagaggcattcatgcatcatattaatcttctgaaatttgaattgagggaattctcTAAGCCTCAAAATTAAATAAAGGGCAAGAACCCTAAAAATTTCATTCAATGAACCCCAAACACCCTTCATTAATGTTTcataattttggcaagggtttggatccaaaccaaaaatagtgaacatttttaaggaatataTTGGGCACCGAATTTAAATCATCATTGTATTTCAATTTGGATTTGTATTCATAATATAgaggatatattttcaaataactttgaAATATTTTATGTCCATTTGGAAAATTCCATTTAGCAACATAAAAAAATATTCAAAGGgcttttggcattgttttgaaATTGAAATAGTGGCAAAagagaaataaagaaaaataaaacagaaacacaATATAGAAAAGGACATAACTTACCTGTAGCTTACCTCGGCCCAATAGCCAGGCGGCCTAGCCCACCAGTGCCGACACCGTCTCCCACCTCGTGCCAGAAGGACGCGAGGTGTGTGGTCGCCGCGCATGCACacgcaggccacctcctgcctgcttacCGCCTCCTGGACATCGCTATGGACGCCACACCCCtggccctctctttctctctcccgtGTCTTCCCTCTCCTCTAGCCCGCTCTCCCGCAGCCGCCATgagcacctgagagcgccgctcagTGTGGGGCAAGGACACCGACGGGTAAGTCCGGATGGCTGTCGCGCACGGGACATCACACGAGGCCCGC
It contains:
- the LOC119341010 gene encoding NF-X1-type zinc finger protein NFXL1-like, whose protein sequence is MICYDMVRRSAPVWSCGSCFSIFHLPCIRKWARSPASVSDASAPASDAWRCPGCQSVQDVRARDIAYTCFCRRRRDPPNDLFLTPHSCGEPCSKPLGKADPAASTKGGDDDDVATRCPHVCVLQCHPGPCPPCKAFAPERPCPCGKQSITRRCADRSTPVTCGQRCEKLLPCRRHRCEKVCHTGPCGDCEVNFPAQCFCGKKTETLLCGEMVLKGKLSDKDGVFSCSEVCSHNLACGNHACQDVCHPGPCGECELLPGKVTTCHCGKTRLQEKRASCLDPIPTCDKVCDKRLPCGVHRCKVACHEGECPPCLVRVEQRCRCGSSGQMVECYKVLKEEFRCNKPCGRKKNCGRHRCSELCCPLSKPFAQHQGDSMDPHFCQIPCGKKLRCGQHGCQHLCHSGHCDPCRETIFHDLTCACGRTSIPPPQPCGTPTPSCPHQCMVPQPCGHPASHQCHFGDCPPCVVPVTRECVGGHVMLRNIPCGSKDIRCNQPCGKNRQCGLHACARTCHPAPCDPPPANGEASSSSGGKVSCGQLCGVPRRECKHTCNAPCHPSSPCPDVRCEHRVTIACSCGRITTAVPCSAGGAYNGDSAFDISVMQQLPMPLQPVESNGKRVPVGQRKLCCDEECAKMERKRVLAEAFDITPPNLDALHFGENSNASDLLSDLFRREPKWVLAIEERCKFLVLGKTKGNSSSNIKFHVFCHMMKDKRDAIRLIADRWKLSVQGVGWEPKRFITVHVTPKSKVPARVLGSKPGVPVSASHPYFDPMVDMDPRLVVAMLDLPRDADVSSLVLRFGGECELVWLNDKNAAAVFSDPARAATALRRLDYGSAYQGAAMFCPSSITQASVSSNVWVGAQRDGGLAAKSSANPWKASQFEPDPSGDWTVLSHASGSVWKRGDTPAQVMGSSNRWNALESDAATSSGPTDKRKPPLRTETGSSSSAPRVGAGSSAAPSAGQSVSKLQPDVEVEDWEESCE